In Papio anubis isolate 15944 chromosome 20, Panubis1.0, whole genome shotgun sequence, a single window of DNA contains:
- the ZNF146 gene encoding LOW QUALITY PROTEIN: zinc finger protein OZF (The sequence of the model RefSeq protein was modified relative to this genomic sequence to represent the inferred CDS: substituted 2 bases at 2 genomic stop codons), translating into MSHLSQQRIYSGENPFACKVCGKVFSHKSNLTEHEHFHMREKPFECNKCGKALSQKEYVIKHQNTHAGEKLFECIECGKSFSQKENLLMHQKIHTGEKSFECKDCRKAFIQKTNLIRHQRTHTGEKPFVCKECGKTFSGKSNLTEHDKMQIGEKTFKGSECGITFGXKKYLIKHQNIHSGEKCYECNECGKAFSQRTSLIVHVRIHPGDKPHECNACGKGFSQSSSLTVHVRSHTGEKSYGCNECGKAFSQFSTLAVHLRIHTGKKPYQWSGCGKAFSKKSHNIRHXKIHTH; encoded by the coding sequence ATGTCACACCTCAGCCAGCAGAGAATTTACAGTGGGGAAAACCCCTTTGCCTGTAAGGTATGTGGGAAAGTGTTCAGCCACAAGTCAAACCTCACCGAGCATGAGCATTTTCACATGAGAGAGAAACCTTTTGAATGTAACAAGTGTGGGAAAGCCCTTAGCCAAAAGGAGTATGTCATTAAACATCAGAACACCCATGCCGGTGAGAAGCTTTTCGAATGTATTGAATGTGGAAAATCCTTTAGCCAGAAGGAAAACCTCCTTATGCACCAGaaaattcacactggagaaaaatctTTTGAGTGTAAAGATTGCAGGAAAGCTTTCATTCAGAAGACAAACCTCATCAGACACCAGAGAACTCACACAGGAGAGAAGCCCTTTGTATGTAAGGAGTGTGGAAAAACCTTTAGTGGTAAATCCAACCTTACTGAGCATGACAAAATGCAGATTGGAGAGAAGACTTTTAAAGGTAGTGAATGTGGAATAACCTTTGGTTAGAAGAAGTACCTCATAAAACATCAGAACATTCACAGTGGAGAGAAATGCTATGAATGTAAcgaatgtggaaaagccttctcTCAGAGAACATCCCTTATTGTACATGTGAGAATTCATCCAGGTGATAAACCTCATGAATGCAATGCTTGTGGAAAAGGCTTCTCTCAGAGCTCATCTCTCACAGTGCATGTGAGAAGTCATACTGGTGAGAAGTCCTATGGttgtaatgaatgtgggaaagctttctCTCAGTTCTCAACCCTTGCTGTGCATTTGAGAATACACACAGGTAAGAAGCCTTATCAGTGGAGTGGCTGTGGGAAAGCTTTCAGCAAGAAGTCACACAACATTAGACACTAGAAAATTCATACTCACTAA